The Streptomyces sp. P9-A4 genome contains a region encoding:
- a CDS encoding sigma-70 family RNA polymerase sigma factor yields MSDAATATTDELDKYRRELTGYCYRMLGSSFEAEDAVQDTMVRAWKAIESFEGRSSLRSWLYRIATNVCLDALNAGNRRARPMDLTSPTPVAQAQLVKQPEITWLEPIPDGRVLPSVADPAETAVSRETVRLAFVAALQHLPPKQRAVLILREVLAWKASEVAELLDTTVASVNSALQRARATLAEQAPAASDTANPLDEEQKALLERYVAAFEGYDMKALTALLHEDATMSMPPYDLWLQGHDDIVGWMLGVGDVCRGSKLVATVANGSPAFAHYHPTSDGGFSPWALIVLELRDGKVGGMDFFLDTERWFPLFDLPARLEA; encoded by the coding sequence ATGAGTGACGCCGCGACCGCGACGACCGACGAACTCGACAAGTACCGCAGGGAGCTGACCGGTTACTGCTACCGGATGCTCGGATCCTCCTTCGAGGCGGAGGACGCGGTGCAGGACACCATGGTGCGGGCCTGGAAGGCCATCGAATCGTTCGAGGGCCGCTCCTCGCTGCGGTCCTGGCTCTACCGCATCGCCACCAACGTCTGCCTGGACGCGCTGAACGCCGGCAACCGGAGGGCACGGCCGATGGACCTGACCTCGCCGACCCCGGTCGCGCAGGCGCAGCTCGTCAAGCAGCCGGAGATCACCTGGCTGGAGCCGATCCCCGACGGGCGCGTGCTGCCCTCGGTCGCGGACCCGGCGGAGACGGCCGTCTCCCGGGAGACCGTGCGGCTCGCGTTCGTCGCCGCGCTCCAGCACCTGCCGCCCAAGCAGCGGGCCGTCCTCATCCTGCGCGAGGTGCTCGCCTGGAAGGCGAGCGAGGTCGCGGAGCTCCTCGACACCACCGTCGCCTCGGTCAACAGCGCCCTCCAGCGGGCCCGCGCGACCCTCGCCGAGCAGGCGCCCGCCGCCTCCGACACGGCGAACCCACTGGACGAGGAGCAGAAGGCCCTCCTGGAGCGTTACGTCGCGGCCTTCGAGGGCTACGACATGAAGGCGCTGACCGCGCTCCTCCACGAGGACGCGACCATGTCCATGCCGCCGTACGACCTCTGGCTCCAGGGGCACGACGACATCGTGGGCTGGATGCTGGGCGTCGGCGACGTGTGCCGGGGCTCGAAGCTGGTCGCCACCGTGGCCAACGGCTCGCCGGCCTTCGCGCACTACCACCCGACCTCGGACGGCGGTTTCAGCCCCTGGGCGCTCATCGTGCTGGAACTGCGCGACGGCAAGGTCGGCGGGATGGACTTCTTCCTGGACACCGAGCGCTGGTTCCCGCTCTTCGACCTGCCGGCACGACTGGAGGCCTAG
- a CDS encoding GNAT family N-acetyltransferase, producing the protein MTSSVPGTELRRIHGFLSDFRRRQAVRTVDFPGGFAVFDEEYALSRGNNHLLVDGETDPGALPARAEELMAHLPYRFAYVLDERTALACAGPMVRAGYRHSQSLIMRYDGPVPAHGGAREVDLEALRGPAVASWRRFAPDAGEELVRALVERRAARRRGAEAVRFLASYGAGGEVAGWVDLYLDPATGVAQIEDLVTDGNHLGQGHAGVVLDTALHLAADAGCTTVFLTARPDDWPHRWYARKGFAAVGSVSRFERA; encoded by the coding sequence ATGACTTCCAGCGTTCCCGGCACCGAACTGCGCCGCATCCACGGCTTCCTTTCCGACTTCCGCCGCCGCCAGGCGGTCCGTACCGTCGACTTCCCCGGCGGGTTCGCCGTGTTCGACGAGGAGTACGCGCTGTCGCGGGGGAACAACCACCTCCTGGTCGACGGCGAGACCGACCCCGGGGCGCTGCCCGCGCGGGCCGAGGAGCTGATGGCCCACCTGCCGTACCGCTTCGCCTATGTGCTCGACGAGCGGACCGCGCTGGCCTGCGCGGGGCCGATGGTCCGCGCCGGGTACCGGCACTCGCAGTCGCTGATCATGCGGTACGACGGCCCCGTACCGGCCCACGGCGGGGCCCGGGAAGTGGACCTGGAGGCGCTGCGCGGGCCGGCCGTCGCGTCCTGGCGCCGCTTCGCCCCGGACGCCGGGGAGGAGCTGGTCCGCGCCCTGGTGGAGCGGCGGGCGGCCCGGCGGCGGGGCGCCGAGGCCGTCAGGTTTCTCGCCTCGTACGGCGCCGGGGGCGAGGTCGCCGGATGGGTCGACCTCTATCTGGACCCGGCGACCGGAGTCGCGCAGATCGAGGACCTGGTCACGGACGGGAACCATCTCGGGCAGGGGCACGCCGGCGTCGTCCTGGACACGGCGCTGCACCTGGCCGCCGACGCGGGCTGCACCACCGTCTTCCTGACCGCCCGCCCGGACGACTGGCCGCACCGCTGGTACGCGCGGAAGGGCTTCGCGGCGGTCGGCAGCGTGTCCCGTTTCGAACGGGCTTAG
- a CDS encoding ABC transporter permease, whose product MSTTTVAKPSAAPKGGRRKLTWPWIMLIVAAGLVLFSLVRVVSGADDLTSVGQVSGALQLAVPIAMAGLGGLWAERAGVVNIGLEGMMVLGTWFGAWAGYQWGPWVGVLFGLLGGALGGLLHAIITVTFNVNHIVSGVAINILAVGFTQYLSNFTFAEAEGGSSKQSPRIDPITDITIPGLSDWLMDLQQKHWFLISDIAGILGGLVTNLSLLTIVAALLIPATWWVLWRTSFGLRLRSCGENPVAAESLGVNVYKYKYIAVTTSGALAGLGGAFLAIVATGIYQEGQTGGRGYIGLAAMIFGNWMPGGMALGAGLFGFTDSLKLRGGAENVHALLLLVALLLVIAALWQLYKKKYVVAVVSAAFSAAFFLWYFLTDEVPSQFVDAAPYITTLLVLALSAQRLRMPKADGLPYRKGQGK is encoded by the coding sequence ATGAGCACCACCACCGTTGCCAAGCCGAGCGCCGCGCCCAAGGGCGGACGCCGCAAGCTCACCTGGCCCTGGATCATGCTGATCGTCGCGGCCGGCCTCGTGCTCTTCTCGCTGGTCCGGGTCGTCTCCGGGGCCGACGACCTCACCTCCGTGGGCCAGGTCTCCGGCGCGCTCCAGCTCGCCGTCCCGATCGCCATGGCCGGTCTCGGCGGTCTGTGGGCCGAGCGCGCGGGCGTCGTCAACATCGGCCTCGAAGGCATGATGGTGCTCGGCACCTGGTTCGGTGCCTGGGCCGGCTACCAGTGGGGCCCCTGGGTGGGCGTCCTCTTCGGTCTGCTCGGCGGCGCGCTCGGCGGCCTCCTGCACGCGATCATCACCGTCACGTTCAACGTGAACCACATCGTCTCCGGTGTGGCGATCAACATCCTCGCGGTGGGCTTCACCCAGTACCTGTCGAACTTCACCTTCGCCGAGGCCGAGGGCGGCTCCTCCAAGCAGTCCCCGCGCATCGATCCGATCACCGACATCACCATCCCAGGGCTCTCCGACTGGCTGATGGATCTCCAGCAGAAACACTGGTTCCTGATCTCGGACATCGCCGGCATCCTCGGCGGCCTGGTCACCAACCTGTCGCTGCTGACGATCGTGGCCGCCCTGCTCATCCCGGCCACCTGGTGGGTGCTCTGGCGCACGTCCTTCGGCCTGCGGCTCCGCTCCTGCGGTGAGAACCCGGTCGCGGCCGAGTCCCTCGGCGTGAACGTGTACAAGTACAAGTACATCGCCGTCACCACCTCCGGCGCCCTCGCGGGCCTCGGCGGTGCGTTCCTCGCGATCGTCGCCACCGGCATCTACCAGGAGGGCCAGACCGGCGGCCGCGGTTACATCGGTCTCGCCGCGATGATCTTCGGCAACTGGATGCCCGGCGGCATGGCGCTCGGCGCCGGCCTCTTCGGCTTCACCGACAGCCTCAAGCTGCGCGGCGGCGCCGAGAACGTCCACGCGCTGCTGCTGCTCGTCGCGCTGCTCCTGGTGATCGCCGCGCTGTGGCAGCTGTACAAGAAGAAGTACGTGGTCGCGGTCGTCTCCGCCGCCTTCTCCGCCGCCTTCTTCCTCTGGTACTTCCTGACCGACGAGGTCCCGAGCCAGTTCGTCGACGCCGCCCCGTACATCACCACCCTGCTGGTGCTCGCCCTCTCGGCGCAGCGCCTGCGGATGCCGAAGGCGGACGGCCTGCCGTACCGCAAGGGCCAGGGCAAGTGA
- a CDS encoding L,D-transpeptidase family protein: MKRIAGHIRKRAGIAVGLTSLVVPMTIALGTAPAQAASCNVTTGPYQKQVEKFLGRPVDGRQSLADCKAIQAFQGKHGITPTAGYAGTITWRTMNTMLQQKAAGTNPNRAGSCPTNRGRIACVDLTRQLSWIQDGARLKYGPVPVRTGKDGTETRTGSKNVYWRNINHWSTIYHVSMPYSQFFDGGQAFHSTTKSMWNPPGSGGCVNMRPADAKAYWNLLRNGDDVFVYGRKPGT, from the coding sequence ATGAAGAGAATCGCGGGTCACATACGGAAGAGGGCCGGTATCGCGGTCGGCCTCACCTCGCTGGTGGTGCCGATGACGATCGCGCTCGGTACGGCTCCGGCGCAGGCGGCGTCCTGCAACGTGACGACGGGCCCGTACCAGAAGCAGGTGGAGAAGTTCCTCGGCCGGCCGGTCGACGGACGCCAGTCGCTCGCCGACTGCAAGGCCATCCAGGCGTTCCAGGGGAAGCACGGCATCACCCCGACCGCCGGGTACGCGGGGACGATCACCTGGCGCACCATGAACACGATGCTCCAGCAGAAGGCGGCGGGCACCAACCCCAACCGGGCGGGCTCCTGTCCGACCAACCGGGGCCGGATCGCCTGCGTCGACCTGACCCGGCAGCTCAGCTGGATCCAGGACGGCGCCCGCCTCAAGTACGGTCCCGTGCCGGTCCGTACGGGCAAGGACGGCACCGAGACGCGGACCGGATCGAAGAACGTCTACTGGCGGAACATCAACCACTGGTCGACGATCTACCACGTCTCCATGCCGTACTCGCAGTTCTTCGACGGCGGCCAGGCCTTCCACTCGACCACCAAGTCCATGTGGAACCCGCCGGGTTCGGGCGGCTGTGTCAACATGCGGCCGGCCGACGCGAAGGCGTACTGGAACCTCCTCAGGAACGGCGACGACGTCTTCGTCTACGGGCGCAAGCCGGGAACCTGA
- a CDS encoding LysR family transcriptional regulator has protein sequence MVHEYRSQPRLSPNSNEEDMGPVLAPRLAYFAAVARHEHVTRAAAEMGVPQSTLSRAMVRLEQDLGVTLFARRGRTVSLTPAGRRFLTAAERALAEVERAADTVRADADATAGRVAFGFLHTMGSETVPGLIRAFRVDHPRIRFTLVQNYGEAMIERLRAGDLDLCLTSPVPDAPDLVARRLDEQRLRLVVPDDHRLAGRKRVRLAEAADETFVTLEPGYGLRRITDDLCAEAGFKPRIAFEGEEAETLRGLVAAGLGVALLPPPAVPRPGVVELTVTAPRAVREIGVAWLDGHPDTAPVAAFKKFLLSRRGHLLPKEPAQPQ, from the coding sequence ATGGTGCATGAGTACAGGTCACAGCCTCGCCTGTCACCGAACAGTAACGAAGAAGACATGGGACCGGTGCTCGCGCCCCGGCTCGCGTACTTCGCCGCCGTCGCCCGGCACGAGCACGTGACCCGGGCCGCCGCCGAGATGGGAGTCCCGCAGTCCACGCTCTCCCGGGCGATGGTCCGGCTCGAACAGGACCTCGGCGTCACCCTCTTCGCCCGCCGCGGCCGGACGGTCTCGCTCACCCCGGCGGGCCGCCGCTTCCTCACCGCCGCCGAGCGGGCGCTCGCCGAGGTGGAGCGGGCCGCCGACACCGTACGGGCCGACGCCGACGCCACCGCGGGAAGGGTCGCCTTCGGCTTCCTCCACACCATGGGCTCCGAGACCGTCCCCGGGCTCATCCGCGCCTTCCGCGTCGACCACCCGCGGATCCGCTTCACCCTGGTGCAGAACTACGGCGAGGCCATGATCGAACGGCTCCGGGCCGGCGACCTCGACCTCTGTCTGACCTCCCCGGTGCCGGACGCCCCCGACCTGGTCGCCCGGCGCCTCGACGAACAGCGGCTCCGGCTCGTCGTCCCCGACGACCACCGGCTCGCGGGCCGCAAGCGGGTCCGTCTCGCCGAGGCCGCCGACGAGACCTTCGTGACCCTGGAACCGGGGTACGGGCTCCGCCGCATCACCGACGACCTGTGCGCGGAGGCCGGTTTCAAGCCCCGGATCGCCTTCGAGGGCGAGGAGGCGGAGACGCTGCGCGGCCTGGTCGCCGCCGGTCTCGGCGTGGCGCTGCTGCCCCCGCCGGCGGTCCCGCGCCCCGGCGTCGTCGAACTCACCGTCACGGCCCCCCGCGCGGTCCGTGAGATCGGGGTCGCCTGGCTCGACGGCCACCCGGACACGGCACCGGTGGCCGCCTTCAAGAAGTTCCTGCTGAGCCGCAGGGGCCACCTGCTGCCGAAGGAGCCCGCGCAGCCGCAGTGA
- a CDS encoding STAS domain-containing protein, with product MTLTARPSRGEVALLCAELGAAQPGEVVCEIGALVCADLAAVDALARLKLAATRRGHRIRFHGAGPELRALLLLTGLDGTLEL from the coding sequence GTGACCCTGACCGCCCGCCCCTCCCGGGGCGAGGTGGCGCTGCTCTGTGCCGAGCTGGGTGCCGCCCAGCCCGGTGAGGTGGTCTGCGAGATCGGCGCACTCGTGTGCGCCGATCTCGCCGCCGTCGACGCCCTGGCCCGGCTGAAACTCGCCGCGACCCGCCGGGGCCACCGCATCCGCTTCCACGGAGCGGGCCCCGAGCTGCGGGCCCTGCTCCTGCTCACCGGACTCGACGGCACCCTGGAGCTCTAG
- a CDS encoding MFS transporter yields MPSASTEAAAVTASAETRPAPADTRLAPGTPAFRRMSLALFAAGLATFALLYSTQALLPAISAEFGATASAASWTVSAATGALALCVLPLSALSERYGRRAMMTASLTVAVALALLVPLAPNLESLIALRALQGAALAGLPASAMAFLAEEVRPRALIAAIGLFVAGNSIGGMSGRLVTGWVAQMWGWRAGLAAVGLTSLLCAVAFRALLPKARHFTPGTLSPKALARTVRTHLADPLLMRLYVIGALFMTVFGAVYTVIGYRLVEAPFSLPQGVIGSIFLVYLVGTVSSAAAGRLVGRLGRRGALYLAVSTTAAGLLLSLADSLPAVLAGLVLITAGFFAGHAVASSSVSRTAKTGRAQASALYQSAYYLGSSAGGTLGAVAFHSGGWAGTVVIGLVAVLGVVTVTLYGSLSARTEARRIQLAASC; encoded by the coding sequence ATGCCTTCCGCCAGTACCGAGGCGGCCGCCGTCACCGCGTCCGCCGAAACCCGCCCCGCCCCCGCCGACACCCGCCTCGCGCCCGGCACCCCCGCCTTCCGCCGGATGAGCCTCGCGCTCTTCGCCGCGGGCCTCGCCACCTTCGCGCTCCTCTACTCCACGCAGGCCCTTCTCCCGGCCATCTCGGCCGAGTTCGGCGCCACCGCCTCCGCCGCCTCCTGGACGGTCTCGGCCGCGACCGGCGCCCTGGCCCTCTGCGTCCTGCCGCTCAGCGCCCTCTCGGAGCGCTACGGCCGGCGCGCGATGATGACCGCCTCCCTGACGGTCGCGGTCGCCCTCGCGCTCCTGGTGCCGCTCGCCCCGAACCTGGAGTCCCTGATCGCGCTGCGCGCCCTCCAGGGCGCCGCGCTCGCCGGGCTCCCCGCCTCCGCGATGGCCTTCCTCGCCGAGGAGGTGCGGCCCAGGGCGCTGATCGCCGCGATCGGCCTGTTCGTGGCGGGCAACTCGATCGGCGGGATGAGCGGACGCCTGGTGACCGGCTGGGTGGCGCAGATGTGGGGCTGGCGCGCGGGTCTGGCCGCCGTCGGCCTGACCTCGCTGCTGTGCGCGGTGGCCTTCCGGGCGCTGCTGCCGAAGGCACGGCACTTCACGCCCGGCACGCTCAGCCCGAAGGCGCTGGCCCGGACCGTACGGACGCATCTCGCGGACCCGCTGCTGATGCGGCTCTATGTGATCGGCGCCCTGTTCATGACGGTGTTCGGCGCGGTGTACACCGTGATCGGCTACCGCCTGGTGGAGGCCCCGTTCTCGCTGCCGCAGGGCGTGATCGGCTCCATCTTCCTGGTCTACCTGGTCGGCACGGTCTCCTCGGCGGCGGCCGGCCGCCTCGTCGGGCGGCTCGGCCGGCGCGGCGCGCTCTATCTGGCGGTCTCCACCACCGCCGCGGGGCTGCTGCTCTCGCTCGCCGACTCGCTGCCCGCGGTCCTGGCGGGCCTGGTGCTGATCACGGCCGGCTTCTTCGCGGGCCACGCGGTCGCCTCCTCCTCGGTGAGCCGTACGGCGAAGACGGGCCGCGCGCAGGCCTCGGCGCTCTACCAGTCCGCGTACTACCTGGGCAGCAGCGCGGGCGGCACGCTCGGCGCCGTCGCCTTCCACTCCGGCGGGTGGGCGGGCACGGTCGTCATCGGTCTCGTCGCGGTCCTCGGCGTCGTGACGGTCACCCTGTACGGCAGCCTCAGCGCCCGCACCGAGGCGCGCCGGATCCAGCTCGCCGCGTCCTGCTGA
- a CDS encoding cytidine deaminase — MTGGLAEADWEALRVTAREAMSRAYAPYSGFPVGAAARVDDGRTVSGCNVENASFGLGLCAECGLVSALQAGGGGRLTHFVCVDGRGESLVPCGRCRQLLYEFGGPDLVLETPAGFLTLAEMLPQAFGPEHLSK, encoded by the coding sequence GTGACGGGCGGCCTGGCCGAGGCCGACTGGGAGGCCCTGCGGGTCACGGCCCGCGAGGCCATGTCCCGCGCCTACGCCCCGTACTCGGGCTTCCCGGTCGGCGCGGCGGCCCGCGTCGACGACGGGCGGACGGTCTCCGGCTGCAACGTGGAGAACGCCTCGTTCGGCCTCGGCCTGTGCGCCGAGTGCGGGCTGGTCTCGGCGCTCCAGGCGGGCGGCGGCGGCCGGCTGACGCACTTCGTCTGTGTGGACGGCCGGGGCGAGTCCCTGGTGCCGTGCGGCCGGTGCCGGCAGCTCCTGTACGAGTTCGGCGGCCCCGACCTCGTACTGGAGACCCCGGCGGGGTTCCTGACCCTGGCCGAGATGCTCCCGCAGGCCTTCGGCCCGGAGCACCTGTCGAAGTAA
- a CDS encoding alpha/beta hydrolase has protein sequence MAHFALVGPSEARRPRLGRPVGGSRTSAVGGVVLLLPDGEPVSGRRASARAHAAMLPLARGLVRAGRAEGLVAHVVRYRGRGWNGTDANLAADASWAVAEAVRRYGDVPVCLVGHGFGARAALRAAGHGAVGAVLALAPWLPEDDMAAEPEPVRQLVGRRVLLVHGTNDARTDPELSFRFAERAKKTNRETCRFEVHSDGHALRQYAAEVRALAADFVLGALFARPVARPVTDAMAAPPPLGLRMPLAAGFGGTLRR, from the coding sequence ATGGCCCACTTCGCACTCGTGGGGCCGTCCGAAGCGCGGAGACCCCGGCTCGGACGGCCTGTTGGAGGTTCCCGGACGTCGGCGGTGGGGGGCGTGGTGCTGCTCCTGCCGGACGGCGAGCCGGTGTCGGGGCGTCGTGCCTCCGCGCGGGCCCACGCCGCGATGCTGCCGCTGGCGCGCGGTCTCGTCCGCGCGGGCCGGGCCGAGGGCCTCGTCGCGCACGTGGTGCGCTACCGGGGGCGCGGCTGGAACGGGACGGACGCCAACCTCGCGGCGGACGCCTCCTGGGCCGTCGCCGAGGCGGTACGGCGCTACGGCGACGTCCCCGTCTGCCTCGTCGGCCACGGGTTCGGGGCGCGGGCAGCGCTGCGGGCCGCCGGGCACGGCGCGGTCGGCGCGGTGCTCGCGCTGGCCCCCTGGCTGCCGGAGGACGACATGGCGGCGGAGCCGGAGCCCGTGCGCCAGCTGGTCGGGCGCCGGGTGCTGCTCGTACACGGCACCAACGACGCCAGGACCGACCCCGAGCTGTCGTTCCGCTTCGCCGAGCGGGCGAAGAAGACGAACCGGGAGACCTGCCGGTTCGAGGTGCACTCCGACGGCCACGCGCTGCGCCAGTACGCGGCCGAGGTCCGGGCCCTCGCCGCCGACTTCGTCCTTGGCGCCCTCTTCGCCCGCCCGGTCGCCCGCCCGGTGACCGACGCGATGGCCGCTCCCCCGCCGCTGGGCCTGCGGATGCCGCTCGCGGCGGGCTTCGGGGGCACGCTGCGACGGTGA
- a CDS encoding ABC transporter permease: MMKIDKDKLIIGAAGPVLALVASFVLTVLVLLATGLDPIEPIRLMIENAGYSDTQVLIVNYTGILYLAGLAVAIGFRMNLFNIGVDGQYRLAAMVSALVGASIELPGPLHILVIVLVAMLTGAFWAGIAGILKTTRGVSEVVSTIMLNAIATSLVAWLILPKNFGVQPPGSNNLTTGKIAESGWFPGIDMGEGNGVIYGFTFVALALGVVYWFVLNRTRFGFDLRATGASESAAQASGVDAKRMILTSMLLSGALAGLAGMPTLLGETHTYSLDFPVGVGFTAITVALLGRNHPVGILFAALLFAFLEKASSTLDVAGYPKEITQIMQGIIVIAVVVSYELVRRYGIRRQQQKVGEELAAGGAIKTDKEVAA; this comes from the coding sequence ATGATGAAGATCGACAAGGACAAGCTGATCATCGGGGCCGCCGGTCCGGTGCTCGCGCTGGTCGCCTCGTTCGTGCTCACCGTGCTGGTGCTGCTCGCGACGGGCCTCGACCCGATCGAGCCGATCCGGCTGATGATCGAGAACGCCGGGTACTCGGACACCCAGGTCCTGATCGTCAACTACACCGGAATCCTCTACCTGGCGGGCTTGGCCGTCGCCATCGGATTCCGGATGAACCTGTTCAACATCGGTGTCGACGGCCAGTACCGGCTCGCCGCGATGGTGTCGGCCCTGGTCGGCGCCTCGATCGAGCTGCCCGGCCCGCTGCACATCCTGGTGATCGTGCTCGTCGCGATGCTGACCGGCGCCTTCTGGGCCGGCATCGCGGGCATCCTGAAGACCACCCGCGGTGTCTCCGAGGTCGTCTCGACGATCATGCTGAACGCCATCGCGACCTCGCTGGTGGCCTGGCTGATCCTGCCGAAGAACTTCGGCGTCCAGCCGCCCGGCTCCAACAACCTCACCACCGGCAAGATCGCGGAGTCCGGGTGGTTCCCCGGCATCGACATGGGTGAGGGCAACGGAGTCATCTACGGCTTCACCTTCGTCGCGCTCGCCCTCGGCGTCGTCTACTGGTTCGTCCTCAACCGCACCCGCTTCGGCTTCGACCTGCGCGCCACCGGCGCCAGCGAGTCCGCCGCGCAGGCCAGCGGCGTCGACGCCAAGCGGATGATCCTCACCTCGATGCTGCTCTCGGGCGCCCTCGCCGGTCTGGCAGGCATGCCGACGCTGCTCGGCGAGACCCACACGTACAGCCTCGACTTCCCGGTCGGCGTCGGCTTCACCGCCATCACCGTCGCCCTGCTCGGCCGCAACCACCCGGTCGGCATCCTCTTCGCCGCGCTCCTCTTCGCGTTCCTGGAAAAGGCGTCCTCGACACTCGACGTCGCGGGATACCCGAAGGAGATCACGCAGATCATGCAGGGCATCATCGTGATCGCCGTCGTGGTCTCGTACGAGCTCGTCCGTCGTTACGGCATCCGCCGCCAGCAGCAGAAGGTCGGCGAGGAACTCGCCGCCGGCGGCGCCATCAAGACCGACAAGGAGGTGGCGGCATGA
- a CDS encoding thymidine phosphorylase produces the protein MDVISVIRTKRDKGELSPEQIDWVIDAYTRGAVADEQMSALAMAILLNGMNRTEIARWTAAMIASGERMNFDSLSRPTADKHSTGGVGDKITLPLAPLVAACGAAVPQLSGRGLGHTGGTLDKLESIPGWRALLSNEEMLHVLDTTGAVICAAGDGLAPADKKLYALRDVTGTVEAIPLIASSIMSKKIAEGTGSLVLDVKVGTGAFMKNIEDARELASTMVGLGTDSGVKTVALLTDMSTPLGLTAGNALEVRESVEVLAGGGPADVVELTIALAREMLAAAGIKDADPAKALADGSAMDHWRRMIAAQGGDPDAALPVAREQHVVTAPSTGVLTRLDAYDIGIAAWRLGAGRARKEDPVQAGAGVELHAKPGDTVTAGQPLLTLHTDTPEKFDYALKSLGSAWDIAAEGTTFTPNPIVLDRIA, from the coding sequence ATGGACGTCATCTCCGTCATCCGCACCAAGCGGGACAAGGGCGAGCTGAGCCCCGAGCAGATCGACTGGGTCATCGACGCGTACACCCGCGGTGCGGTCGCCGACGAGCAGATGTCCGCCCTGGCCATGGCCATCCTGCTGAACGGCATGAACCGCACGGAGATCGCCCGCTGGACCGCCGCGATGATCGCCAGCGGTGAGCGCATGAACTTCGACTCGCTCTCCCGCCCGACCGCCGACAAGCACTCCACCGGCGGCGTCGGCGACAAGATCACCCTGCCGCTGGCCCCGCTCGTCGCCGCCTGCGGCGCGGCCGTGCCGCAGCTCTCCGGCCGCGGCCTCGGCCACACCGGCGGCACCCTCGACAAGCTGGAGTCCATCCCCGGCTGGCGGGCGCTGCTCTCCAACGAGGAGATGCTGCACGTCCTCGACACCACCGGCGCGGTCATCTGCGCGGCGGGCGACGGGCTCGCCCCCGCCGACAAGAAGCTGTACGCGCTCCGCGATGTCACCGGCACCGTCGAGGCCATCCCGCTGATCGCCTCCTCGATCATGTCGAAGAAGATCGCCGAGGGCACCGGCTCCCTGGTCCTCGACGTCAAGGTCGGCACCGGCGCCTTCATGAAGAACATCGAGGACGCCCGTGAACTGGCCTCCACGATGGTCGGCCTCGGCACCGACAGCGGCGTGAAGACGGTCGCCCTGCTCACCGACATGTCGACCCCGCTCGGCCTCACCGCGGGCAACGCCCTGGAGGTCCGCGAGTCGGTCGAGGTCCTGGCGGGCGGCGGCCCGGCGGACGTCGTCGAGCTGACGATCGCGCTCGCCCGCGAGATGCTCGCGGCGGCCGGCATCAAGGACGCGGACCCGGCGAAGGCGCTCGCCGACGGCTCGGCGATGGACCACTGGCGGCGGATGATCGCGGCCCAGGGCGGCGACCCGGACGCGGCCCTCCCGGTCGCCCGGGAGCAGCACGTCGTCACGGCCCCGTCGACCGGTGTCCTCACCCGCCTCGACGCCTACGACATCGGCATCGCCGCCTGGCGGCTGGGCGCGGGCCGTGCCCGCAAGGAGGACCCGGTGCAGGCGGGCGCGGGCGTCGAGCTCCACGCGAAGCCCGGTGACACGGTGACGGCGGGCCAGCCGCTGCTGACCCTGCACACGGACACCCCGGAGAAGTTCGACTACGCCCTGAAGTCGCTGGGCTCGGCCTGGGACATCGCGGCCGAGGGCACAACCTTCACCCCGAACCCGATCGTCCTGGACCGCATCGCCTGA